Proteins from one Nymphalis io chromosome 23, ilAglIoxx1.1, whole genome shotgun sequence genomic window:
- the LOC126777462 gene encoding ciliogenesis-associated TTC17-interacting protein-like — protein MDRHQYRNNNVQFNTEYYDYDIDVDDIDIDYYDIDDIDIDYYDNDNDDIDIDYYDNDNDEIDIDYYDNDNDDIDIDYYDNDIDDINIDYYDNDIDDIDIDYNDNDIDDIDIDYYDYDIDDIDIDYYDYDIDDIDIDYYDYDIDDIDIDYYDYDIDDIKI, from the exons ATGGACAG ACATCAATatcgtaataataatgttcaattTAACACTGAGTATTATGATTACGATATTGATGTcgatgacattgacattgactattacgatatcgatgacattgacattgattATTACGATAACGATAATGATGATATTGATATTGATTATTACGATAACGATAATGATGAAATTGATATTGATTATTACGATAACGATAATGATGATATTGATATTGACTATTATGATAACGATATCGATGACATTAATATTGACTATTACGACAACGATATcgatgacattgacattgactaTAACGACAACGATATcgatgacattgacattgactaTTACGATTACGATATcgatgacattgacattgactaTTACGATTACGATATtgatgacattgacattgactaTTACGATTACGATATtgatgacattgacattgactaTTACGATTACGATATTGATGacattaagatataa